The sequence TTTAGCCTAACACTATATTTTATTGTTTTGGCTTGTACTGCATTATACTAACACATTGTTATGGTGCTGAATATACGTGCATCCCCAACAGTTATTACAATGCTAATACATAAACACCTTTATGCATAATTTTAATTATAACCCAGATGGTGCCCAAACATTCAATATAAATCAATTATTATTTTACTTTCAAACtgctatatatattataatagaAACACATAATAATTCTATGTATGTACAAAGTATGTGCATCACACTGTTCTTGTATACATTATTATGTTCACACAAAATTTAGTGCATCATTAAAGAACTGATTTATCATATGTCACAATAGTGTGGTCTAATTTTCATTTCCACAGCTATTATGGACTTGACCCATTCACCATTCAGGTACATCAGCACGTTTCTATCAAGGAGCCTTATGTGGGTGCATGCATTGTGCCACCATCCACCTTCATATTTAGCACAATGGTATGTGGTGTGCCTGTCATTTTCTTTATCTCTAGAAGAAAATTTCATGCCATTCAATGAGCCATGGGTACTAAATGGATCAGTAAGTCCATTACTGTAGAATCCAGATATGCTCAATCGATACTGGGTCTCAGGTGATCCCACTGCAAACTGCTTGTAGTGAAGGTATGAAAATGTACCATTGCTTAATTGATAATCTATCCTTAGCTCCCAGTTTCCTTTACTAGTCAGACAATGTATGGACCTTAGTCCAAGCCAAAATTCTCCCATAACACTTCCAAATCCGTCTTCATACTTGGTCCAGTCATTGTTAAAAAAGTCAATATTGCCGCTGTCTTGTCTTTTTAAAATAACAGTCCATCCTCCTCCTCCTGAGGTAGTATCACAATATACTCTAACATTGGAACATTTAACTCCACAGAAGTTACCAATAGTGTAGACTCCTGAACTCTTTTCATTAAAATTGTTGCTATTGTAGCCAAGACAACAACAGTTGTCTATAGGTCCACCATTTGTTTGACATTCTCCATCGACTAGCACTATTCCTAGACTAACTAGAACTACTAGTGTTATAATAGTAGTCATTGTAGACTAGCCAACACTGATCAACTCTAGTTCACTACTGGTCTAGATCTACAATTGACTTCACACTAGTGAAACTACTGAGAGTTGCAGTGTTTTTATACTGCTATGCATTTCCTAAAAAGGGAAAATAACTgtacagtggaattttctgtGCATGTGTTCACAATTACATACATGCATCCTAATATGGTAGTAACACATGCTATTTTTTCAAATATAGTTACTTCATCAAGTTATGACTCTAATGAATAACCTTTGGTCAGCATAGTTATGACAAAAGTATTCACCACCTGATACCATGTCTCCTAAAAGGGacataacaacataattattatactctTATTGCCTTGCATGGTTTGGTGGTGTATAATAAAGCATGTCATTTCAGTGAAAATATTCAATTTGAGACCaacatatagtactgtatgtacattgttAGGAATTATTGCTTAATTGCACCATTGGACAGGTAAATTTATTGGTATTTAAatgcacaataatatttatGAAGTAACGTGTTGTTGATAGTGGCTAAAACTGAATGTAACAGCTGCTCACTTGAAGATTTCACTCATAGCTACTGTTTGTTCTTACACcataagtactgtatgtactgatTAAACTAAACATGGCACTAGTGTAATCTAAatataaattatgggatatatTTTACTTTTTCATGATCTATATTAACATTTCCTTGCCAGTGTACTGTACATTATGGCACACTTAGCTATGTAGTTATTACTTTGGATATACGTAACAGTATATAACTTATTACTCCTGCTGAGCTCCTTAACAGTATACCGTATTTACTTTGAGCAGATGGATGGTGATATATATCATTATGTTTTATATACTTGGTTAAGTGGTAGCTACGTATGTATAGCTTTAGGTTATAGCTATGTAAGATAACAAGCAGAATGTTATAGAAACATTATTTTGATTTCATAGAGGTAATTTGAAGTCTCAGTATTGTAAGTATGCCTCAGTCTGTATACATGGGCAATATTTTGGGTTTATGTCATGACAAGAGGAGGATTCTCTCCATTTCAACCATTGTAGCAGCAATATAATATAGCTTACGTTTCAGTGTTTTGAAATAGCCTACCAAAATACATGatgaacatacagtacataataccATGAAAATTGTGAAATCGTGCATGCTGAGGCCTGAGAGTTTGTGTGCATTGCAAtaaattctgtgaatgctatcccactagagacTTGTAAAAAGACTTAAACCTTGGGaatcagaaacatgtaactaaaatgtaaataattccgaaaaaatcccagacccaatggtgacttgatccccaacATGCGCCAAAGGAACCACAACAGCCGAGTCTCTACATTCAACCTATACTTAAACATCAACTAtatgtatatctaatccaaaaacagctaagctgtaaaaaaatggtaTAGCCTCCCAaaaagccaggatgaaaaaagatgtgaaatccaaggtgatggccaataaatggctgtgatggtacgtaggttaatggcaaacatTTCAATAATAAAAATTCACCTGGTGAATTCGTGTCAgtgccaaattcacctgaattaatattttttgccatcaacctaccatcatagccatttcttggccaccaccttgggtttcacatcttttttttcaccctgggCTTTTTGGGAGGCCACACGTTTTTTATAGCTTGCTAgggccagctttaggtatttctttaacttctgtttttttttttactacaggaATGAAGAGTATGAGGGAGAGTGAGATCAATTACTTGCTTTGCTACATGCACATTAATCAATTTTATTTAGTAATTTACAATCTTGTTGATTGATCATAATTATCACATTAACTCAACTCACCATTGCCATCCAGGTtaatatgtttgcagctgaatattctacaggaaaatgtgtataataattgtgatcaaattttggaaaatcacccatatgggcgcgtgtgaaataattagaaattttatgtTAGTGGGTCGCTACTAtgagcagggcacagttttaaaagtatttctagaattttctagtaatttaaggtattcagaatggcttacaatcattaacaagtagatttgcactataaagcttattatttgatcattaaatattttaagcgtcaaatgcgcccatatggttgattttccaaaattcggtcatatatgtagctgaaatttctacagggagacttataatgtagctacatggtgaatagtttgtagttgaactcttcaCGGAGTGACTTGTAACCTAACTAAACTACAGAATTGCAACATACAGGTACATGTGACTGAAGGatagtttccttgtagctgaattctctacagggtgacttggaaCTCTCTGCagtcagggtgacttgtttctagttgaactctctacagggcgacttgttctagctgatcactctagatagtgacttgtttctagctgatcatgaactctctacagggtgacttgaaatgtaaatgaactctctacagagtgatttgtttctctctctctacagggtgacttgtttctagctgaactctctacgggtgacttgaaatgttaccgaactctctacaaggtgatttgtttctagctaatctctctacaggggacttgttctagctgatctctccacagggtgatttgtttctatatagctgaactctctctacaggttgacttgaaATTgaatgtagttgaactttctacagggtgacttgtttctagatgaactctgtATGGGCCactatggggtgacttgaaatgtagttgaactcgctacagggtgactagtttctaactgttctctctacagggtggcttaatTGCTTTAGCTAATCTCTAACTGAGACCTCAGTAATACTTTATTCTAACTGAAATCTTTACAGAaagacttgaaatgtagttgaactctttacagggtgacttgtttctagctgatctttctacagggtgatttattatagctgatctctctacagtaggGCTGGGTGATAGTGAATTTTTTAATGCCCGAATGATAGTAAGACACTGTTCAGGATAGATGATAGTATAACGATAATGAAAATTTACTTATTACCTTCACAGAGATATGCAAGGAGGGATATACGATATACTTAGGGATGTGTTTTTGACTAGGAGACTAAATAGCCTTTTTAGACTGATTTTTGCtcccaaatattatttttacaagtgttttgTATGAATATTTGCATATTTGCATTTGTATTACTGTCCAATAGTAATTTTTCAAATGTATTGATAGGTGATACACAATAGTGATACTTTcccaatatgtgaccgggcctgcaaaaacagggcatatgggcacaaactacaccttgtcacactacaggtcatatctcagttctGGAAAGGaatatttgcattttgtaacttgcatcataaagccaattaaatgcgtactaagtgctgaaaattgcattgccatagcataatagtaCATAAAGGTACAAGTGAtggaaatttgaaaaagtaggcaaaaatcatgtgcctgCATGtcccctatttttgcaggccttgTCACATATTCTGATAGGttcatactatcccccagccctactctacaggatgattgttTGCACCAGAGTGTACTATTAGCTAGGCATATGCAATGTGCAGTGACACATAATGAAATGCAAAAATTCATCAAAGTTTTTTGCTGATTGGACATTTTTTACAGATTTCACAAAGCTTTATACTACTAATGGTTCCTACATACAATGGTACAGCAGATGGAATATTTTACTTGAATTATAAGGCAGCTAGTATTAATACAGTggctataattataatgaatgtATCTATACCAATACATTGACTGTCATGGTACGTAGTACTGAACTTATTACAACATGTTGctaaatgtgtacatacagtgtTGGGGTAattactttttacaagtaactcATTACTTATTACGATTAtaattacttgcaactgaaattatttagttacagttacatatgtaatacccataaaataaagtaacaaataatattacatattataatattactTTAATTTGTGTCCACTGCCTTAAGCTGTCATATGCACCGCATGTGCGACtgccaccttatcatgtgacatgaccatgctgttagacaatgtgtaaatcttgtgTGCAAGAGAAGGTAACTGGTCAgtaagcttcattcattaattcAAGGTtataggcattactcagtggattagtgATGAGATTAGTAGATTAGTAACTTCGATTCATTACttaatattttattttttacattACCTTCATTACTTAgataatgcattacatttgcaagtaaaataacttgagttatattattaGCACTTATAGTATATTTTGTTATACTACTTagttactacaaaagtaataatattacataactcaTTACATAAGTAATTTGTTATACCGTTACGCTGTTTATtatgaaccacggtagtggttaATAATGGAGATTGCCTTTCTTTCCAAAAtgctaatagaacacacacctaaactcCACCTTAGGGAGCTCctccaaccacaaaagaagtctTAGAAATTAATTTGGGAGAATTATAggtccactggaaaatatgaagtcaaagcAGAACCAATAACagtatttttaaaataactgaaatatgccattttATTCatcttataataattattacaaggaTTGATGGTCTGTACTGCATGTGTGCTTTAAGCATGTTCATGCTTTTACATTGTTGTTAAAATCATCATGAAAAGTGTTTTCTTCAACTATCGTACTATTTCCACTTTCCACTAATTTTATGCACGTATGTAAGTTGTATCTtgattacatgtatacatgcaaaATACATGATTAATTAAGTGAATGAAGAACTGTTTCTTGTTCCACTATAACTTAATAAGTGAATGGATTTGTACATATTGTATATTGAATGTTAAGGGTTGGATGTATTGTTTTAATAATTCTTTCATCATGAAACATCAtgcaatttatatatatatatatatatatatatatatataaattgcaTGATGTTATTCTGTTTTTTCCTTGGCGGTAGCTTTTGTTCCTTGGGGGGTGATTCCGTTTCCAAGTGTATATAGCGATTTGAATTTGGGAATATTATTTGTTTTGGCGGCCTCATCTATTAGTGTATAATCAGTTATGGTTTCTGGGTGGGTGAGTAATTCGAAGTATTCAATAGATGCGGCAGTAAGAGCGGCGGCCCAAATGATTAGTTATGAAGTAGCCATTGGGTTAATTattttatgtgtgtgtattcCTGCAAATAGTTTTAATTTGAGTTATATAATTGCGGGGCAGGAGGGCATATGGTATGTAATACCGCTTTTTCCAatgtttgttttattttgtgtttcTGCCTTGGCTGAGATACATCGGGTTCCCTTTGATTTAACGGAAGGAGAATCTGAGTTAGTCTCTGGATATCATGTAGAATATGGGGGTGCCCTTTttactttgtttttttttagcaGAATATCTTCATCTTTTATTTATGGCGGTGTTTATTAGTATTTTGTTTTTTGGTGGGGGGTGATTATTTATTAAAGCGGTTTTTTTTGTATTCTTTTTTATTTGAGTTCGGGGAACCTTCCCTCGGGTTCAATATGATCAATTGATGGGTTTATTGTGGAAAGCTTATTTACCCTTAAGTCTAGCTTATTTAAGTTTAGTGTTCGGGGTTTTAGTTGGGTTGGTTTAATTGAAATTCCAATTCATCAATTTTATGAGTCTATTCTTGAATCATAAAATAGACACTTTGTATCAATTTTATGATTCTATTCTTGACTGAAATTTGGTATTCTGAATCCACAAATTGATAATTTAAATTAGCAATTTGTGTATTCAATGAATACAAAATGGACAATCAAAGATTATCCATTTTGTATTCTGAATGGCAAATGGATAATCTTCGATTATCCCTTTGCCATTCATTGAATACCAAATTACATTCAATTCTTGACTGTAATTTGGTATTCAGAATTGGGGAATTAAGCAGAATTCTAGTTAATTTTGCAATGAAAACAGCATGAAGAAAGGGGCCCACTTTAAAACTGATTACAAATATAGTGATAGATTTAAGGGAGCCGATAAATTTAAGTTATGTATGAAATTTGGGGTCTTTATTGGGTATGTTATTAGTGGTTCAAATAATTAGTGGAATATTTTTGGCACTGTTTTATTGCCCGAATGAAAAATTTGCCTTTTTGTCAATGGCAGCACTTAGTTGGGATGTGTTCAATGGGCATTTTTTAAGGTATTTTCATGCTAATGGGGCGTCtatgttttttttgtgtgtttatttgcaTATGGGGAAAGGTCTTTATTATGGTGGGTATAGAAAGATAGCGGCATGATATGTGGGGATAGTAATATATCTAATTATGGTAGCAACGGCATTTTTAGGGTATGTTTTGCCTTGGGGACAAATGTCTTTTTGGGGGGCGGTAGTTATTACAAATTTTTTTTCTGCTATTCCTTATTTGGGGGAGAGCCTCGTTGTTTGGATTAGAGGTACGCCGGGGATTAGTAATGCGACTTTAAATGGTTTTTATAGTTTGCATTATTTGTTTCCTTTTGTTTTGTCCTTCTTGGTGTTAGTTCATTTGCATTTTTTGCATAAAGTGGGGTCGAATAATCCTATGGGTTTGTCCTCTGATGTAGAGAAAATTACGTTCCATCCTTATTATACGGTAAAGGATTTATCGGGAAATACgttattttttgttttgtttgtttttattgtttatttttttCCGTATTATTTTGGTGATGCCGAGAATTTTAAGGAGGCCGACTGTATAGTAACGTATTTCCCGATAAATCCTTTATGCAACCGATAAATCCTTTATGTTGGTGCCAATAAATCCTATTGTTGTTTCAAACTTGGATTCCTAACATATCCTATTATCAAATTCCCGAAGACTGTTCCAATACCGGCCCCACTACCGGCTACACCAATAGTCGCAGCACCGGCACCAACAAATTTAGCTGCCATCAACATATCTGACATTAATAGCAATTAACAAAATCAATTAATGTATTAATTGATTTTGTTAATTCACTTAATTTTGCTAATAACAAAAAGACCGTATAATCTTACCGATCTTTTTCATAAATTTTGAATACAAATGTTATGAATGGCAAATGGATAATCTTTGATTATCCATTTGCCATTCATTGAATACAAAATTACATTCAATTCTTGACTGTAATTTTGTATTCAGAATGGCAAATTAAGATACTAAATCAATAAATGGATTTAGTAGATTAATTTGCCATTCATTGATTTAATAAATGGCTATGCAATACCCATTTATTAGCAAAATTAAGTGAATTCAAGAaattcacttaattttgttaataACAATTAACAAAATCAATTAATGTATTAATTGATTCTGTTAATTGCTATTAAATCTGAATGGCAAATGGATAATCTTTGATTATCCATTTGCCATTCAATGAATACAAAAATTGACCAAAAATTACATTTTTGATCAATTTTTATATTCAACAAATAAACGCAAAATTAAGTTTTTTGTATTAAAAAATTAGTAACCTAAGCCCCCTAATCTTGAAGGCAAATGTCCGAACTTTCTTAGATGTTTGATATCTCTAATTAAATCTTTGTCTTAGTCTTATTTGCAAAATTTAATTTTAGATAGATTAATTTAAATTTTGCTATTTGTTTTTTTAACCAGAGCCACATGATTTGAGTTTAGCCAGAAGACAATTAACTTTCTTTCCTTTCGTACTCCAAATAACCAGAACTCTTTTTATAATTGAAGATAGAAACCGACCTGGCTCACGCCGGTCTAAACTCAAATCATGTGCGATTTTAATGGACGAACAGTCCAACCCTTGAAAGAACCTGCCCCTTCAGGATATCACAATTCAACATCGAGGTAGCAAACCTTGTCATCAATACGAGCTCTA comes from Dysidea avara chromosome 4, odDysAvar1.4, whole genome shotgun sequence and encodes:
- the LOC136253808 gene encoding LOW QUALITY PROTEIN: NADH-ubiquinone oxidoreductase chain 1-like (The sequence of the model RefSeq protein was modified relative to this genomic sequence to represent the inferred CDS: deleted 1 base in 1 codon; substituted 3 bases at 3 genomic stop codons), which produces YSVFSLAVAFVPWGVIPFPSVYSDLNLGILFVLAASSISVXSVMVSGWVSNSKYSIDAAVRAAAQMISYEVAIGLIILCVCIPANSFNLSYIIAGQEGIWYVIPLFPMFVLFCVSALAEIHRVPFDLTEGESELVSGYHVEYGGALFTLFFLAEYLHLLFMAVFISILFFGGGXLFIKAVFFVFFFIXVRGTFPRVQYDQLMGLLWKAYLPLSLAYLSLVFGVLVGLV
- the LOC136253807 gene encoding ficolin-2-like, with the translated sequence MTTIITLVVLVSLGIVLVDGECQTNGGPIDNCCCLGYNSNNFNEKSSGVYTIGNFCGVKCSNVRVYCDTTSGGGGWTVILKRQDSGNIDFFNNDWTKYEDGFGSVMGEFWLGLRSIHCLTSKGNWELRIDYQLSNGTFSYLHYKQFAVGSPETQYRLSISGFYSNGLTDPFSTHGSLNGMKFSSRDKENDRHTTYHCAKYEGMDPKLQMYAPILGKLIQGGEVDLEQAADSDEHLFEADKY